From a region of the Synechococcus sp. PCC 7502 genome:
- the folP gene encoding dihydropteroate synthase — translation MWQIRDRTLAWGERTYIMGVINVTPDSFSDGGLYTSVTSALAQAEQLAPYVDILDIGGESTRPGAEPVDGAEEINRVVPVIKAIRANYPDLPISIDTTKVAVAEAAIAAGSDIVNDVSAGRFDLEMLPFVGKYQVPIVLMHMQGQPRTMQKYPSYKNVVAEVTQFLQNGITMAIACGLPQNLIAIDPGLGFGKTLEHNLQLLRELKKLKTLKCPILVGASRKSFIGKLCNQDNPSDRLFGTAAACSVAIANGADILRVHDAKEIKDVCAVTDTIYRF, via the coding sequence ATGTGGCAAATTCGCGATCGGACTTTGGCTTGGGGAGAGCGCACCTATATTATGGGTGTAATTAACGTTACTCCTGATAGCTTTAGCGATGGCGGTTTATATACATCAGTGACATCGGCTTTAGCCCAAGCAGAACAACTGGCTCCCTACGTTGATATTTTAGACATTGGCGGTGAATCAACCCGACCTGGAGCAGAACCTGTAGATGGGGCTGAAGAAATTAATCGAGTTGTACCAGTAATTAAAGCAATTCGTGCCAATTATCCAGACCTACCGATTTCTATTGATACTACTAAAGTTGCCGTAGCAGAGGCAGCGATCGCCGCAGGCTCAGATATTGTTAATGATGTGTCCGCAGGTAGATTTGACCTAGAAATGCTCCCGTTTGTAGGCAAATATCAAGTACCAATCGTCTTAATGCACATGCAGGGACAACCACGCACAATGCAAAAGTATCCTAGTTATAAAAATGTAGTGGCAGAAGTTACACAGTTTTTACAAAATGGCATTACGATGGCGATCGCCTGCGGACTCCCCCAAAATTTAATTGCCATTGATCCAGGGCTTGGCTTTGGGAAAACCCTAGAACATAATCTCCAACTGCTAAGGGAACTGAAAAAACTCAAAACCTTAAAATGTCCAATTTTAGTTGGCGCATCCCGTAAAAGCTTTATTGGTAAGTTGTGTAATCAAGACAATCCCAGTGATCGCTTATTTGGTACGGCAGCAGCTTGTAGTGTAGCGATCGCTAATGGGGCAGATATTTTACGAGTGCATGATGCTAAGGAAATTAAGGATGTCTGTGCCGTAACAGATACGATTTATCGGTTTTAG
- a CDS encoding Uma2 family endonuclease, whose translation MQLVRHKFTVEQYHQMAANGILSQSDRLELINGEIIEISPIGMLHASCVRRIINLLAAKLGDLAIIDAQNPVKLNNSSEPQPDIALLRKHDHFYATAHPQPQDIFLLIEVADTTISTDRTIKVPLYASSGVIELWLVDLNYQIIEVYAEPIGDHYRYIKQFKAGQTIYLKSFPRIDIEVNQII comes from the coding sequence ATGCAATTAGTCAGACACAAATTTACGGTAGAGCAATACCATCAAATGGCGGCAAATGGGATACTTTCCCAAAGCGATCGCCTAGAGCTAATTAATGGAGAAATTATTGAAATATCACCGATTGGGATGCTTCATGCAAGTTGCGTTAGAAGAATAATCAATCTATTAGCAGCAAAATTAGGGGATTTAGCGATCATTGATGCCCAGAACCCCGTTAAGTTAAATAACTCTTCAGAACCACAGCCTGATATAGCCTTACTTCGCAAACATGATCACTTTTATGCAACTGCTCATCCTCAGCCACAGGATATTTTTTTACTGATAGAAGTTGCAGATACTACGATCTCTACTGATCGCACAATTAAAGTTCCACTCTATGCAAGTAGCGGCGTTATTGAGTTATGGTTAGTAGATCTTAATTACCAAATCATAGAAGTTTATGCCGAACCCATAGGCGATCACTATAGATACATAAAGCAGTTTAAAGCTGGGCAAACCATTTATTTAAAGTCTTTCCCTAGGATTGATATTGAGGTTAATCAGATCATATAA
- a CDS encoding PCP reductase family protein: MSDDPETLIWTPEAQAKLRNIPYFVRSQARQRIEELTYASDSNIVTAEIVEQARIEFGQ; this comes from the coding sequence ATGTCAGACGATCCTGAAACTCTCATTTGGACACCTGAAGCTCAAGCCAAGTTACGAAATATTCCCTACTTTGTGCGATCGCAAGCCCGCCAGCGTATTGAAGAACTTACCTATGCCAGTGATAGCAATATTGTCACCGCCGAAATTGTGGAGCAAGCAAGAATAGAATTTGGGCAGTAG
- a CDS encoding DUF4168 domain-containing protein yields MTKYFSQLTLLGYFILTLLPSLPVHAQAVQFSDDQIRRYAGAASAIEKKREEVWRRARSYEGWTSLKSKADTQGVTVCGLKKSEQPPVIQSLCGELFEFSEQEIRRNGFSTNRDFNQITQAQQQNNQLQRRIQVEIIEQNKLK; encoded by the coding sequence ATGACTAAGTATTTTTCCCAGCTTACGTTGTTAGGCTACTTTATTTTGACTTTATTACCGAGTTTGCCAGTTCATGCTCAGGCAGTTCAATTCAGTGATGATCAAATTCGGCGTTATGCAGGTGCGGCTTCGGCGATCGAAAAAAAGCGCGAAGAAGTGTGGCGACGGGCTAGAAGCTATGAGGGTTGGACTAGCTTAAAAAGTAAAGCTGATACCCAAGGTGTAACTGTGTGTGGACTCAAAAAATCGGAACAACCACCCGTGATTCAAAGTTTGTGTGGTGAACTATTTGAGTTTTCCGAGCAGGAAATTCGCCGTAATGGATTTTCTACCAATCGTGATTTTAATCAAATTACCCAAGCTCAACAGCAAAATAATCAGTTGCAAAGAAGAATTCAAGTGGAAATCATTGAACAAAATAAGCTCAAATAA